The Corallococcus silvisoli genomic interval GTAGGGGTCGTACGCGAAGGGGCTGCGCTGGCGCGTGGCGCTGCTCGTCCAGCGAATGTCGTAGAAGCCCGCGAGGCCCAGGTCCGGGTAGAAGCTGCGCTCGCGGATGAAGACCTCCTGCTCGCGCGCGATGATGCCGGCGGCGACGGCCTTGAGCTCCGGGCGGCGCTCGCTGGCGCGCTTCAGCACCGTCTCCAGGTCGGGGATCCTCACCTCGTCCTGGAGGGGCAGCTCCTCCGCCACGACCTCCACCTTCTCATCCGGCCCCGCGTTGGCGAGGAGCCGGATGGCGGCGAGCGCGAACTGCTCCCCCTGCACGGCGCTGGCGCGCTGGGACTCCACCAGCTCGCGGAAGTAACCCAGCTTGTACGTGTCCACCTTCGACACCTGATCCGAGTCCTCCTTGAGGAGCGTGTCGATGCGCTCGCTCGCGTCCTTCAGTCGCTTGGACACGTCCTCCAGCTGCCTCAGGCCGGCGCGGGCCAGCTGGTAGCCGTAGTACGCCTGCGCGGCCTGGAAGCCGGCCTCCGCGCGCACGCGCTCCCGCAGCGCTCCTCCGACGATGGGCCCCTGCGCGCCCGCCTTCTCCAGCGCGGCGAACTTGCCGAAGGTGAACAGCGGCAACACCGCGTTGCCGGTGGAGAACACCGTCACGCCCACGTGGCCGAAGTCCCAGTCCCCCTCCAGCGACGCCTTCGTCGTCGGCGGACCGCCCAGGCCGTTGTTGCGCGCCTCGGGAATCGGGCCGCCCACGCCCAGGGTGACCTCGAACTTGGGGAACCACGCCCACTTCGCCTGCATGTAGAGCGCCTGGAACTTGCGCAGCTCCGCGGTCGCCTCCGCGACGCGCGCGTCCTGGGTGCGCGCGCGCTCCACCAGCTGGGCCAGCGTCAGGGGCTCCCGGAGGGGCTGCTGGCCCGCCGTGGAGCCCGGGGCCTGTGCCCTACCGGGTGCCGCGGCGCCGGGCGTGCCCTGCGGGGCGGTGGCGGCCTCCCCCTCTCCGGTGGCGCCCGGCGAGGCGGCCCCGGCCCTTCCGGTGGCTCCCGGTGGCGTGGTGGCCCCGGCTTTTCCGGTGGAGCCCGGAGGGGTGGCGATGTCCTGGGCGCCGGGGGAGGCGGAAGCAGGCTTGGGCGTGCCCGTGGTGGCCCGCTGGGCGGCGTTGCCGGGCTCCGAGGCCGGGGCCGCGTTCACGGGAGCCGGCCCGGGTGGCAACGGCGAGCGTGTCCCCGTCGTGGGCGTGCCGGAGGACGTCCCCGCCCCGGACTGGGGCGTGGCTGGGGTCGCGGAGTTGCCGGGCATGGGCACGCTGCTCGGAGACAGGGTGCCAGGCGAGGCGGTGCCGGTCCCCGGCGCTCCCGTCCCGGGAGCATTCGAGGGAGCCGTCGTGGGCGACAACTGCGCGCCCGACACTCCACCAGTGATCATCATCACCACTGCGACGACCCTACTGACTTCTCTGCCCATGCTGTGGTCCGCCTCGTGTCTGGCGGGCATACCTGGAAGCCCGCGACGGCGCAGCAATTCTGTTCACCATCCGTCCCCCTTCGGATGTCGGCTTCCGCCCAGTCCCCTCGCGCGACAGGCACGTAGGGGGCGTGACAGTCGCCGACATTCCCTACAGACAAAGCTTGGTGGGCGCGGCCCGGGACCGCAGAATCCGGCGCCGGTTTCGACGCCTTCCTTCAAGGAAAACCCCATGGCCTACACCGACCGCGTCAAGCAGATCCTCTCCTGGTACCCCTCCGACAATCCCGGCACGCTGACGAACCTGGCGCGCCTGCTGAACCACGGCACGCTCGCGGGCACGGGCAAGCTCGTCATCCTCCCGGTGGATCAGGGCTTCGAGCACGGCCCCGCACGCTCCTTCGGTCCGAACCCCGCGGGGTATGATCCGGACTACCACGCGCAGCTGGCCATCGAGTCAGGCTGCAACGCGTACGCGGCGCCGCTGGGCTTCCTGGAGGCGGTCGCGGGCAAGCTCGCCGGCGAGATTCCCCTCATCCTCAAGGTGAACAACTCGGACTCGCTGGCCAAGACGGCCGCGCCCATGTCCGCGGTGACGTCGTCCGTGAAGGACGCGGTGCGCCTGGGCTGCACGGCGGTGGGCTACACCATCTACCCGGGCTCCGCGGCCCGCAACGAGCAGTACGAAGACCTGCGCGACATCATCGCGGAGGC includes:
- a CDS encoding TolC family protein, with amino-acid sequence MGREVSRVVAVVMMITGGVSGAQLSPTTAPSNAPGTGAPGTGTASPGTLSPSSVPMPGNSATPATPQSGAGTSSGTPTTGTRSPLPPGPAPVNAAPASEPGNAAQRATTGTPKPASASPGAQDIATPPGSTGKAGATTPPGATGRAGAASPGATGEGEAATAPQGTPGAAAPGRAQAPGSTAGQQPLREPLTLAQLVERARTQDARVAEATAELRKFQALYMQAKWAWFPKFEVTLGVGGPIPEARNNGLGGPPTTKASLEGDWDFGHVGVTVFSTGNAVLPLFTFGKFAALEKAGAQGPIVGGALRERVRAEAGFQAAQAYYGYQLARAGLRQLEDVSKRLKDASERIDTLLKEDSDQVSKVDTYKLGYFRELVESQRASAVQGEQFALAAIRLLANAGPDEKVEVVAEELPLQDEVRIPDLETVLKRASERRPELKAVAAGIIAREQEVFIRERSFYPDLGLAGFYDIRWTSSATRQRSPFAYDPYNERTLGLGLVMRGTFDIPIKDAQLEQARAELDKLHAQEQTLKAGIQLEVTQVHGQLVAAYARARSLTEAERNARRWSTAAYAAFDLGTGDTRELVDAFSALAQASAERGKSWHDVRVGLASLARVTGAVPGADE
- a CDS encoding class I fructose-bisphosphate aldolase, with the protein product MAYTDRVKQILSWYPSDNPGTLTNLARLLNHGTLAGTGKLVILPVDQGFEHGPARSFGPNPAGYDPDYHAQLAIESGCNAYAAPLGFLEAVAGKLAGEIPLILKVNNSDSLAKTAAPMSAVTSSVKDAVRLGCTAVGYTIYPGSAARNEQYEDLRDIIAEAKSYGLPTVLWAYPRGALSKEGETAIDVVAYAAQISAQMGAHVIKVKPPTDHLEQAEAKKAFEKANIPTKTLADRVREVVRSAFNGKRIVIFSGGEAKETSALLEDIKQIHQGGGFGSIMGRNAFQRPHAESIKLLKDVMNIFAGK